In Halobacillus amylolyticus, the following proteins share a genomic window:
- a CDS encoding GNAT family N-acetyltransferase — protein sequence MDYNFSEISKKQAEKISNWHYEGEYSFYDYENDEEDIAELLSPRGDIYYMVKKGNEEIGFFCFETEEDSVEIGLGMKPELTGRGMGLDFFKAGLNFAISKFNPKEITLSVATFNKRAIKVYKRAGFESVKTFMQQDEDGSQVEFLKMEYEWTK from the coding sequence ATGGATTACAATTTTAGTGAAATATCAAAAAAGCAAGCAGAGAAAATTTCAAACTGGCACTATGAAGGGGAATATTCTTTTTATGATTATGAGAATGATGAAGAGGATATAGCTGAACTCTTGAGTCCACGTGGGGACATTTATTACATGGTTAAAAAGGGTAACGAAGAAATCGGGTTCTTTTGTTTTGAAACTGAGGAAGATTCCGTTGAGATTGGCTTAGGTATGAAACCCGAACTAACTGGAAGGGGAATGGGTTTAGATTTCTTTAAAGCTGGACTAAACTTTGCTATTTCAAAATTTAACCCTAAAGAAATAACGCTTTCGGTTGCTACTTTTAATAAAAGGGCTATAAAGGTCTATAAAAGAGCAGGTTTTGAATCTGTTAAGACCTTTATGCAGCAAGACGAGGATGGTAGTCAGGTTGAATTTTTGAAGATGGAGTACGAATGGACAAAGTAA
- a CDS encoding pentapeptide repeat-containing protein — MTKRFKIELPNIPSHLKAANFQDIYYEEDPYLANSIITNTDIEEEIDKLVLSKVTFKNVRFINAAFTKIDMTDVAFDNCDLSNASFSEGIIHRVTFKDCKLMGLNLSGSNQGNVSFENCIVNMSDFVDAQLKQVIFDHSSLQNANYYECKFNKVKFDQCNIDGVNFTNTVLKGIDISTCTFDRINVNIGNLDGCVVSPEQAIGFAKLLGLQVNG; from the coding sequence ATGACAAAAAGATTTAAAATTGAACTCCCAAATATACCGTCACATCTAAAAGCGGCAAATTTTCAAGACATTTATTACGAAGAAGACCCATACTTAGCCAACAGCATAATTACTAACACCGACATTGAAGAGGAGATTGATAAATTAGTTCTATCTAAAGTCACTTTTAAAAATGTAAGGTTTATAAATGCTGCTTTTACTAAGATTGATATGACGGATGTAGCTTTTGACAACTGTGATTTATCTAATGCTAGCTTTAGTGAAGGCATTATACATAGGGTCACTTTTAAAGACTGTAAATTAATGGGCTTAAACCTTTCGGGGTCCAATCAAGGAAACGTTTCTTTTGAAAATTGTATAGTAAATATGAGTGATTTCGTAGATGCTCAGTTAAAACAAGTGATATTTGACCATTCATCTCTGCAGAACGCTAACTATTATGAATGTAAATTTAACAAGGTTAAGTTTGATCAATGCAATATTGACGGTGTCAATTTTACTAATACGGTACTTAAGGGTATAGATATTAGTACATGTACATTTGATCGTATCAATGTAAATATAGGAAATTTGGACGGGTGTGTAGTTTCTCCTGAACAAGCCATTGGATTTGCAAAATTGTTAGGGTTACAGGTTAATGGATAA
- a CDS encoding GNAT family N-acetyltransferase, producing MDEIRVRSVNKSDTTKLLDLMNQYIVDFYKQPQPDNEALINLIHHLIENPTKGLQFVAVKSDELVGFATLYYTFSTLSVGRQAILNDLFVNPEVRGQRLGERLFEKCLDHIRENNFCSMIWETAEDNHIAKSLYNKMGGKKSEFTHYEIY from the coding sequence ATGGATGAAATCAGGGTTCGTTCTGTCAATAAGTCTGACACCACAAAACTGTTAGATTTAATGAATCAATATATCGTTGATTTTTACAAACAACCACAACCTGATAACGAGGCGCTAATTAATTTAATTCATCATTTAATCGAAAATCCTACCAAGGGGTTACAATTTGTGGCCGTGAAGAGTGATGAATTGGTTGGTTTTGCTACTTTATATTATACATTTAGTACGTTAAGTGTTGGTAGGCAGGCTATTCTTAATGATCTTTTTGTAAACCCTGAAGTGAGAGGACAGCGTCTCGGGGAAAGGCTATTTGAAAAGTGCTTGGACCATATTCGAGAGAATAATTTTTGCAGCATGATTTGGGAAACGGCAGAAGATAATCATATCGCCAAATCTCTATATAACAAAATGGGCGGGAAGAAGTCGGAATTTACTCATTATGAAATATATTAA
- a CDS encoding VOC family protein yields MIKGLYEAHLPVSNLERSIDFYEGLGLEVDHIVDKKLAFLWIDRNKSWLGLWETENVQVDYHPSLRHIAFEVSFKDLQNSITWLKEKGYKPRKAFGFAPIEPFVMSYDTYAHAKIHFDDPDGNSLEFISTMENKNKVTGRMYLSEWMKLNEH; encoded by the coding sequence GTGATTAAAGGTTTATATGAAGCACACTTACCTGTAAGCAACTTAGAACGATCAATCGACTTTTATGAAGGACTTGGTTTAGAGGTTGACCATATAGTTGACAAAAAGTTGGCTTTTTTATGGATTGATAGAAATAAAAGTTGGCTGGGTTTATGGGAAACAGAGAATGTACAAGTAGACTATCATCCATCGTTAAGGCATATAGCATTTGAGGTTTCCTTCAAGGATTTGCAGAATTCGATAACATGGTTAAAAGAGAAAGGTTATAAACCAAGGAAGGCATTTGGTTTCGCACCAATTGAACCATTTGTTATGTCTTATGATACGTATGCACATGCCAAGATACATTTTGATGATCCAGATGGTAACAGTCTAGAATTTATTAGTACAATGGAAAACAAAAATAAAGTAACAGGAAGAATGTATCTAAGTGAGTGGATGAAATTAAACGAACATTGA
- a CDS encoding GNAT family N-acetyltransferase, with amino-acid sequence MRKIKSKEISLERLYKNDIPCIIALSQSIGWDYDYREISTVMSAGKVFGHKRNDHVVSCGALITYDTELASIGMIIVDQNHRGLGLGRQVTQVCVNNSTGINPVMLIATPEGKFLYERMGFKIVDHVHKLLVDNYKKLAVTQENHKVDRLRKNEITKVIQLDQGAFGDSRSRFLRERINQSHECLILKDQKNEMIGYGLSVLGPVNLILGPIVAPSSKAASLLINELSKNHNGKLRIDVPSGQDDFLHFLKAAGFDQVSQPPIMMLNAESIPKRNNHLYGIAAQVFG; translated from the coding sequence ATGAGAAAGATAAAGAGTAAAGAGATTAGTTTGGAGCGGTTATATAAAAATGATATACCTTGCATCATAGCTCTTTCACAATCTATTGGTTGGGACTATGATTACCGTGAAATTAGCACAGTAATGTCGGCAGGAAAGGTATTTGGACATAAGCGAAATGACCATGTAGTGTCGTGTGGAGCGCTAATAACTTATGATACTGAGTTGGCATCAATTGGAATGATTATCGTTGATCAAAACCACAGAGGTTTAGGCTTAGGAAGACAGGTTACCCAGGTGTGTGTAAATAATTCCACTGGGATTAATCCTGTTATGCTCATTGCTACGCCTGAAGGAAAGTTCTTGTATGAACGCATGGGTTTTAAAATAGTAGACCATGTTCACAAACTGCTAGTTGATAACTATAAGAAGCTAGCTGTCACACAAGAAAACCACAAAGTAGATCGACTTCGAAAAAATGAAATAACCAAGGTCATACAGTTGGATCAAGGTGCTTTCGGAGATTCAAGGTCGAGGTTTTTAAGAGAGCGAATAAATCAGTCTCACGAGTGTTTAATTTTGAAAGACCAAAAAAATGAAATGATAGGTTACGGTCTTTCCGTTCTAGGGCCAGTCAATTTAATACTGGGGCCAATTGTTGCTCCCAGCAGTAAAGCTGCATCATTGTTAATAAATGAATTGAGCAAAAACCATAATGGCAAACTTAGGATAGATGTTCCCTCTGGCCAGGATGACTTTCTCCATTTTTTGAAAGCAGCTGGGTTCGACCAAGTGAGTCAACCTCCAATAATGATGTTGAATGCTGAATCCATACCTAAAAGAAATAACCATTTGTACGGGATTGCAGCTCAAGTATTTGGATAG
- a CDS encoding VOC family protein codes for MNFREFGLILFVEHYEDCIDFYKEVLNFKVRSVKETLVSLELAHGYLMVEKGGVGTDNEKTRERNPTVLRFDVDSLSSEVSKLEKRGVHFTQKQLEFPWGKIAVLNDPDGNRIEIGGINRESG; via the coding sequence GTGAATTTTCGTGAATTTGGGTTGATCTTATTTGTTGAACATTATGAGGATTGTATTGATTTTTACAAAGAAGTTTTGAATTTCAAGGTAAGATCAGTCAAGGAAACCTTGGTTTCTCTTGAACTTGCTCACGGATATTTAATGGTCGAGAAAGGCGGCGTAGGTACTGATAATGAGAAAACTAGGGAACGAAACCCTACTGTTCTTCGTTTTGATGTTGATTCCCTATCCAGTGAGGTGAGTAAGCTTGAAAAACGAGGGGTTCATTTTACACAGAAACAACTGGAATTTCCTTGGGGAAAGATTGCTGTATTGAATGATCCAGATGGGAATCGGATAGAGATAGGGGGAATTAACAGGGAAAGTGGTTGA